From a region of the Latilactobacillus sakei genome:
- the sufC gene encoding Fe-S cluster assembly ATPase SufC — MSKLEIIDLHVGIDGKEILKGVNLEMNTGEIHAIMGPNGTGKSTLSETIMGNPKYEVLQGEIKLDGQNILEMPVDERARAGLFLAMQYPSEIQGVTNAEFMRAAINARRAEDDQISIMAFLKKLDQRMAVLDMTEEMSERYLNEGFSGGEKKRNEILQLMMIEPKFAILDEIDSGLDIDALQVVSKGVNEMRGDNFGSLIITHYQRLLNYIVPDFVHIMMGGKIVTTGDASLAKRLEDEGYAGIRDELGLDIKLTDDESK; from the coding sequence ATGTCTAAATTAGAAATTATCGATTTACACGTCGGAATTGACGGTAAAGAAATTTTAAAAGGTGTTAACTTAGAAATGAATACGGGTGAGATTCACGCCATCATGGGACCAAATGGGACCGGTAAATCAACCCTTTCAGAAACCATCATGGGGAATCCTAAATATGAAGTACTTCAAGGTGAAATTAAATTAGACGGTCAAAATATTCTTGAAATGCCAGTTGATGAACGGGCGCGCGCTGGCTTGTTCTTAGCGATGCAATATCCATCTGAAATTCAAGGTGTTACAAACGCTGAATTTATGCGGGCTGCTATCAATGCGCGTCGGGCTGAAGATGATCAAATTTCAATTATGGCCTTCTTGAAAAAATTAGATCAACGCATGGCGGTCTTAGATATGACAGAAGAAATGTCTGAACGTTACTTAAACGAAGGCTTTTCTGGTGGTGAAAAGAAACGGAACGAAATTCTACAATTGATGATGATTGAACCTAAATTTGCCATTTTAGATGAAATTGATTCTGGTTTAGATATCGATGCTCTTCAAGTTGTTTCTAAAGGGGTCAACGAAATGCGCGGTGATAACTTCGGTTCATTGATTATCACGCATTATCAACGTTTATTGAACTATATTGTGCCTGATTTCGTGCACATCATGATGGGCGGTAAAATCGTAACGACTGGTGATGCGTCATTGGCCAAACGTCTAGAAGACGAAGGTTACGCCGGTATTCGTGATGAATTAGGGTTAGACATTAAATTAACTGACGATGAAAGTAAATAG
- a CDS encoding methionine ABC transporter substrate-binding protein, translated as MQKRYLSVLAGLLIVGGLLTGCRAKKTDPNTIVIGASTIPHAAILRHVKPELKKEGITLDVKAFSDYVLPNKALANGELTANYYQHIPFMKKANHDNGYHLVSAGGIHLEPLGLYSKRVKKLSAVKTGATVLVSNSQTDWGRVLSILKAGGLITLKPGVKVENATFKDIAKNPKKLKFKYTFEPKLMPELLKNDEGTLVAINSNYAVQAGFTPEKDAVAIESLSSPYVNVVAVNKGDENKPAIKKLIKVLKSKSTQAWIKKQWHGAVLPVK; from the coding sequence ATGCAAAAAAGATATTTAAGTGTTCTTGCTGGGCTTTTAATTGTTGGCGGACTGTTGACTGGCTGTCGCGCTAAAAAAACAGATCCCAATACGATTGTGATTGGCGCCTCAACCATTCCGCATGCCGCTATTTTAAGACACGTTAAACCCGAATTAAAAAAAGAAGGCATCACATTGGACGTCAAAGCGTTCAGTGATTATGTATTACCTAATAAGGCGCTAGCGAACGGCGAATTGACCGCTAACTATTACCAACACATTCCGTTTATGAAAAAGGCCAACCACGATAATGGCTACCACTTAGTGAGTGCTGGGGGGATTCATCTGGAACCACTCGGCCTTTACAGCAAGCGGGTTAAAAAATTAAGTGCCGTCAAAACCGGCGCTACCGTCCTGGTTTCAAATAGTCAAACTGACTGGGGCCGGGTGCTTTCGATTTTAAAAGCGGGTGGTTTAATCACTTTGAAACCAGGGGTCAAAGTTGAAAATGCGACCTTCAAGGATATTGCCAAAAATCCGAAGAAGCTCAAATTTAAGTACACATTTGAACCGAAATTGATGCCTGAATTGTTGAAAAATGATGAAGGTACGCTGGTTGCCATCAATTCAAACTATGCGGTTCAAGCCGGCTTCACACCGGAAAAAGATGCCGTGGCAATTGAAAGTCTCTCATCACCATACGTAAACGTCGTCGCCGTTAATAAAGGTGACGAAAACAAACCTGCAATTAAGAAATTAATCAAAGTACTCAAATCAAAATCAACCCAAGCCTGGATTAAAAAGCAATGGCACGGGGCGGTATTACCAGTTAAATAA
- a CDS encoding methionine ABC transporter permease translates to MANINGFQSYFQFKQIDWPTMWEATGETVWLTAVSVLLVAILGFLLGLVLYQTNGKTDFMSRLLNGIVALFVNVFRSVPFIILIVLLIPMTKELMGTMIGPKAAIPALIVSAAPFYARLVELAFREVDSGVIEATRALGASKWQIIWQVLLPESMPALVSGLTVTAISLLGYTAMAGVIGAGGLGNLAYTEGFQANQNTITLVATVIILIIVFICQKTGDIIIAKIDHR, encoded by the coding sequence ATGGCTAATATCAACGGATTTCAATCTTATTTTCAATTTAAACAAATCGACTGGCCAACGATGTGGGAAGCAACAGGCGAAACGGTTTGGCTAACGGCTGTCAGTGTCTTGCTAGTCGCAATTCTCGGTTTCTTGTTAGGGTTAGTCTTGTATCAAACGAATGGCAAAACGGATTTTATGAGTCGGTTGTTAAATGGAATTGTCGCTTTATTCGTCAACGTTTTTCGTTCAGTACCGTTCATCATCTTGATTGTGCTTTTGATTCCCATGACTAAGGAATTGATGGGCACCATGATTGGTCCCAAAGCTGCGATTCCCGCATTAATCGTTTCGGCAGCACCATTTTACGCACGGTTAGTAGAATTAGCCTTTCGTGAAGTTGATAGTGGGGTCATTGAAGCGACCCGTGCACTAGGTGCTTCCAAATGGCAAATTATCTGGCAAGTCCTGTTACCAGAAAGCATGCCCGCCCTTGTTTCCGGATTAACGGTTACGGCGATTTCATTACTTGGTTACACGGCAATGGCCGGTGTGATTGGGGCCGGTGGTTTAGGGAACTTAGCCTACACGGAAGGCTTCCAAGCCAATCAAAATACAATTACATTAGTTGCCACAGTCATTATTCTAATTATCGTCTTCATTTGTCAAAAAACCGGTGACATTATCATTGCCAAAATTGATCACCGTTAA
- a CDS encoding methionine ABC transporter ATP-binding protein — MLELKQVGKVYQREQQTFTALSDISLKIEAGEIYGIIGYSGAGKSTLIRLLNGLEKPTSGDVLVNGQSIVGLSEQALRPIRQKIGMIFQHFNLLWSKTILENIALPLKLAGVGKQERLAKAKEMLALVELTDLGAAYPSELSGGQKQRVAIARALISEPAILLCDEATSALDPKTTNSILSLLAKINQEMGITIVLVTHEMDAVRRICQRIAVMAAGRVIEEGTTQAIFETPQAEVTKAFVSESLVITPSETAASIEQLLTRVPEGTIVKLRFNEEQSSQPVIGQLMRRYPSVEVSVISGSLQQTINGALGYLYIQIQASPDDLKQALSDLSQQTIEVEVLRHG; from the coding sequence ATGTTAGAACTAAAACAAGTTGGTAAGGTTTATCAACGAGAACAACAGACATTTACAGCACTTAGCGACATTTCATTAAAAATTGAAGCGGGTGAAATTTACGGCATTATCGGCTATTCAGGCGCCGGTAAGAGTACGTTGATTCGGTTATTAAACGGTTTAGAAAAACCAACCAGTGGGGATGTCTTGGTCAATGGTCAATCGATCGTTGGTCTAAGCGAACAAGCATTACGGCCGATTCGGCAAAAGATTGGGATGATTTTTCAACATTTCAATCTGCTCTGGTCAAAAACAATTCTTGAAAATATCGCCTTACCGCTTAAGTTAGCGGGGGTTGGTAAGCAGGAACGCTTAGCCAAGGCCAAAGAGATGCTCGCACTAGTCGAACTAACAGACTTGGGCGCCGCTTATCCTAGTGAACTTTCAGGGGGCCAAAAGCAACGGGTTGCGATTGCCCGTGCGTTAATCAGCGAACCAGCCATCTTGTTATGTGATGAAGCAACCAGCGCTTTGGATCCCAAAACAACGAATTCAATTTTGAGCCTTTTAGCTAAGATTAATCAGGAAATGGGCATCACAATTGTGCTGGTAACCCACGAAATGGATGCCGTACGTCGGATCTGCCAACGGATTGCGGTGATGGCAGCCGGTCGGGTAATTGAAGAAGGCACAACACAAGCCATCTTCGAAACGCCACAAGCAGAAGTGACGAAAGCCTTTGTTTCAGAATCATTAGTGATTACGCCTAGTGAAACAGCTGCTTCAATCGAACAGTTGTTGACGCGGGTACCAGAGGGCACAATCGTCAAACTTCGCTTTAACGAAGAACAATCGAGTCAACCGGTCATCGGCCAATTAATGCGCCGCTACCCAAGCGTTGAAGTCAGTGTGATTAGTGGCAGTTTACAACAAACGATTAATGGTGCCCTGGGGTATTTATACATTCAGATTCAAGCTAGTCCAGACGATTTAAAACAGGCATTATCCGACCTAAGTCAACAAACTATCGAAGTAGAGGTGTTAAGACATGGCTAA
- a CDS encoding glycine cleavage system protein H, producing MSNNDYFWTEEIAASIRRIGLTKGAQNEFGLIKFVDVPVEGQKMALDMPLVAIEAEKMVQELDSPLAGELVNVNTDLADNPELLNADNEKDAWIADIRISDN from the coding sequence ATGAGTAATAATGATTATTTTTGGACAGAAGAAATCGCAGCTTCAATCAGACGAATTGGTCTGACTAAAGGTGCGCAAAATGAATTTGGCTTAATTAAATTTGTGGATGTCCCTGTTGAAGGACAAAAGATGGCCCTTGATATGCCACTTGTTGCGATCGAAGCTGAAAAAATGGTCCAAGAACTAGATAGCCCTCTAGCAGGCGAGTTAGTTAACGTGAATACAGATTTGGCTGATAATCCCGAATTATTAAATGCTGATAACGAAAAAGATGCGTGGATTGCTGATATTCGTATTTCAGATAATTAA
- a CDS encoding rod shape-determining protein RodA has product MPKELEKVDDTSRVDYGIVFSVFMLALIGLMSIYVATTHDTSGASSTRAVIMQAAWYVIGGVAIIAIMQFDSEQLWRIAPIAYGIGIFLLIAVLFFYNRAVAIQTGAKSWFSLGPISFQPSEVMKPAYILMMSRVVTKHNTEYPEHTINTDWLLLGRLLIWTLPVMVLLKLQNDFGTLLVFVAILGGIILVSGITWKILAPAIAVMAAIGGTALTLAATTPGRAILTHLGFKTYQFNRIDAWLHPFDNTASTSLQLSQSLKAIGSGQLVGKGFNQIQVNVPVRESDMIFSVIGENFGFIGSCLVILLYFLLIYQMIRVTFDTKNEFYAYVSTGVIMMILFHVFENIGMSVGLLPLTGIPLPFISQGGSSLLGNMMGIGFIMSMRYHYKSYMFSESEDTF; this is encoded by the coding sequence ATGCCAAAGGAATTAGAAAAAGTCGACGATACTTCACGCGTAGATTACGGAATTGTCTTTTCCGTGTTCATGTTAGCGTTGATCGGTTTAATGTCGATTTATGTGGCGACAACCCATGACACAAGTGGCGCTAGCTCAACACGAGCCGTAATTATGCAGGCCGCTTGGTACGTCATCGGTGGTGTTGCGATTATTGCCATCATGCAATTTGATTCGGAGCAACTCTGGCGGATTGCACCGATTGCTTATGGCATCGGGATTTTCCTCCTAATTGCGGTTTTATTCTTTTACAATCGGGCGGTTGCAATTCAAACTGGTGCTAAAAGTTGGTTTTCATTAGGACCGATTTCGTTTCAGCCTTCCGAAGTGATGAAGCCGGCTTATATCTTAATGATGAGTCGGGTTGTGACTAAGCACAATACCGAGTATCCAGAACATACGATTAATACGGACTGGTTATTGTTAGGCCGTTTATTAATTTGGACGCTCCCCGTGATGGTGCTCTTGAAGTTACAAAACGATTTTGGGACCTTATTGGTATTCGTCGCAATTTTGGGTGGTATTATCTTAGTGTCCGGGATTACATGGAAGATTTTGGCGCCCGCAATTGCCGTGATGGCAGCTATCGGCGGAACTGCCTTGACCTTGGCAGCCACAACGCCAGGACGGGCGATTTTGACCCATTTAGGCTTTAAAACCTATCAATTTAACCGAATTGATGCTTGGTTACATCCGTTTGATAATACGGCCAGCACGAGTTTGCAGTTATCCCAGAGTTTAAAGGCAATTGGCTCAGGTCAATTGGTTGGTAAAGGCTTCAATCAAATTCAAGTTAACGTACCCGTTCGTGAATCGGATATGATTTTCTCTGTAATTGGTGAAAACTTTGGTTTCATCGGTTCTTGTTTAGTCATTTTGTTGTATTTCTTATTGATCTACCAAATGATTCGGGTCACATTTGATACCAAAAATGAGTTTTATGCCTATGTTTCAACGGGTGTTATCATGATGATTCTTTTCCATGTTTTTGAAAATATTGGGATGAGTGTTGGTTTGTTACCATTGACCGGTATTCCATTACCGTTTATTTCACAAGGGGGCTCATCGCTATTGGGGAACATGATGGGGATTGGCTTTATCATGTCGATGCGGTACCATTATAAGAGTTATATGTTCAGCGAATCTGAAGATACTTTCTAG
- a CDS encoding DUF2969 domain-containing protein produces MSKKEQRVEVTIDDITRNGQAMTSVKVGKNEVGVIVEDSAKKRFEATVEGTGQSIITKTHDDAVNELLREYHLHQG; encoded by the coding sequence ATGTCTAAAAAAGAACAACGCGTAGAAGTTACAATTGATGATATTACCCGCAATGGCCAAGCAATGACCAGCGTTAAGGTTGGTAAAAATGAAGTGGGGGTCATCGTTGAAGATAGTGCTAAAAAACGATTCGAAGCAACTGTCGAAGGTACTGGTCAAAGTATCATTACCAAAACGCACGATGATGCTGTTAACGAATTACTACGGGAGTACCATTTACACCAAGGTTAA
- a CDS encoding membrane protein insertion efficiency factor YidD, with product MRKILIAFVRFYQTGISPFLPPSCRYYPTCSSYMIQAIQKHGAIKGLVMGIGRILRCHPFIKGGYDPVPDHFTVFRNKSVDH from the coding sequence ATGCGAAAGATATTAATTGCATTTGTGCGGTTTTACCAAACTGGTATTTCGCCATTCTTACCACCGAGCTGTCGGTATTATCCGACTTGCTCTAGTTATATGATTCAAGCCATTCAAAAACATGGCGCGATTAAAGGACTAGTTATGGGCATTGGCCGTATTTTACGGTGTCACCCGTTTATAAAGGGTGGCTATGATCCCGTTCCAGACCATTTCACAGTCTTTCGGAATAAGTCTGTTGATCACTAA
- a CDS encoding DNA-directed RNA polymerase subunit beta: MVYRSNFEEHVKPVLKKILLVIVLMIFAGLIGQMIGFAMGGQNPFAVFLPSTWSHIINFLQ; this comes from the coding sequence ATTGTGTATCGATCAAATTTTGAAGAGCACGTCAAACCAGTTCTTAAAAAGATTTTACTAGTAATTGTTTTAATGATTTTCGCCGGGTTAATTGGCCAAATGATCGGTTTTGCAATGGGTGGTCAAAATCCATTTGCCGTCTTCTTACCAAGTACTTGGAGTCACATTATTAATTTCTTACAGTAG
- a CDS encoding rod shape-determining protein, whose translation MAKDIGIDLGTANVLINVMDKGIVLNEPSVVAIDTKTKKVLAVGSEAYSMVGRTPGNILAVRPLKDGVIADFDMTEAMLAYFINKLNVKGFLSKPNILICCPTNITSIEQKAIVEAAEKSGGGKVFLEFEPKVAAVGAGMDIFQPRGNMVIDIGGGTSDIAVLSMGEVVTSRSLRLAGDRMNAEIAAYVKRKHNLLIGEHTAETIKLKIGSVWHADASEQLEVRGRDIVGGLPVSITIGADEVELALHETMMAIVAAAKEVLEVTPPELAGDIIDRGIMLTGGGALLRNIANLFSEHLKVPVVLAEKPLDAVALGTGVLLENIAQKRAH comes from the coding sequence ATGGCTAAAGATATCGGAATTGATTTAGGGACAGCCAACGTCTTGATTAACGTCATGGATAAAGGCATTGTTCTTAATGAACCTTCAGTCGTTGCGATCGATACTAAAACGAAAAAAGTATTAGCAGTTGGTTCTGAAGCATACAGCATGGTTGGCCGGACACCCGGCAATATTTTGGCAGTGCGCCCACTTAAAGATGGTGTGATTGCTGATTTTGATATGACCGAAGCAATGCTTGCTTATTTCATTAATAAATTAAACGTCAAAGGTTTTCTATCAAAACCAAACATCTTAATTTGTTGTCCAACAAATATTACATCGATTGAACAAAAAGCAATTGTAGAAGCTGCTGAAAAATCTGGCGGCGGTAAAGTTTTCTTAGAATTTGAACCCAAGGTTGCCGCTGTCGGCGCTGGGATGGACATTTTCCAACCACGCGGTAACATGGTGATTGATATTGGTGGTGGGACGAGTGATATCGCTGTACTATCAATGGGTGAAGTGGTTACCAGTCGTTCATTACGGCTTGCTGGTGATCGCATGAATGCTGAAATTGCAGCGTACGTTAAACGTAAACATAACTTATTAATCGGTGAACATACCGCCGAAACAATTAAGTTGAAGATTGGTAGTGTTTGGCATGCCGATGCAAGTGAACAATTAGAAGTTCGTGGCCGTGATATTGTCGGTGGGTTACCCGTGTCAATCACGATTGGTGCGGACGAGGTTGAACTTGCCTTGCACGAAACCATGATGGCCATTGTTGCCGCTGCTAAAGAAGTGCTTGAAGTGACACCACCAGAATTAGCCGGCGATATTATCGATCGCGGGATTATGCTAACCGGTGGTGGCGCGCTATTACGCAATATTGCCAACCTCTTTTCTGAACACCTCAAGGTCCCAGTTGTCTTAGCTGAAAAGCCATTAGACGCAGTTGCCTTAGGTACGGGTGTTTTATTGGAAAATATTGCCCAAAAACGAGCACACTAA
- the murA gene encoding UDP-N-acetylglucosamine 1-carboxyvinyltransferase, protein MEKLIIQGGQPLVGDVHIEGAKNAVLPIMAAALLASKGPVELTNVPILSDVFMMQDVLKSLDARVKFDEQRNYLMIDANQSLNFEAAFEYVSKMRASIVVMGPLLARLGHARVAMPGGCAIGSRPVDLHLKGFEALGATITQSHGYIEAKADQLVGANIYLDFPSVGATQNIMMAATLAKGTTVIENVAREPEIVDLANVLNKMGAKVFGAGTEEIRIEGVTELKGTEHSIVQDRIEAGTFMIAAAATKGNVLVEEAISEHNKPLLSKLAEMGAQVIEEENGIRIIGPDELKPSNIKTLPYPGFPTDMQAQMTALQLMAHGTSVMTETVFENRFMHLEELRRMNADYQVEGQSVILYGPTELTGAEVAASDLRAAAALVIAGLVANGETLVTNLQYMDRGYYHFHQKLRALGAHISRADFDEAGHRKTTQKLA, encoded by the coding sequence TTGGAAAAATTGATCATACAAGGCGGACAACCATTAGTTGGTGATGTCCACATCGAAGGTGCTAAAAATGCAGTGTTACCAATCATGGCGGCTGCACTTTTAGCCTCTAAAGGACCAGTTGAATTAACGAACGTGCCAATCTTATCAGATGTTTTTATGATGCAAGATGTTTTGAAGAGTCTGGATGCACGGGTTAAATTTGATGAACAGCGTAACTATTTAATGATTGATGCCAATCAATCGCTAAACTTTGAAGCGGCATTCGAATATGTTTCAAAGATGCGAGCTTCAATCGTTGTCATGGGACCTTTATTAGCAAGATTGGGGCATGCCCGAGTTGCCATGCCAGGTGGCTGTGCAATTGGTTCAAGACCAGTTGATTTACACCTTAAGGGTTTTGAAGCCCTTGGTGCAACGATTACACAAAGTCATGGTTACATAGAAGCTAAGGCCGACCAATTAGTCGGTGCAAACATCTATTTAGACTTTCCAAGTGTCGGCGCAACGCAAAATATCATGATGGCGGCAACTTTAGCCAAAGGAACAACGGTCATCGAAAATGTTGCGCGCGAACCAGAAATTGTTGATTTAGCTAACGTCTTAAATAAGATGGGCGCTAAAGTTTTCGGGGCAGGCACTGAAGAAATTCGAATCGAAGGGGTCACCGAATTAAAAGGGACTGAACACAGCATTGTGCAAGATCGAATTGAAGCCGGGACCTTCATGATTGCCGCTGCAGCCACTAAAGGAAATGTTTTGGTTGAAGAAGCTATTTCTGAACATAATAAACCTTTATTATCTAAACTAGCTGAAATGGGCGCTCAAGTTATTGAAGAAGAAAATGGGATTCGGATTATCGGCCCGGATGAATTGAAACCAAGCAATATCAAGACCTTGCCATACCCAGGTTTCCCAACAGATATGCAAGCCCAAATGACCGCTCTACAATTGATGGCCCATGGAACGAGTGTCATGACTGAAACAGTCTTCGAGAATCGTTTCATGCACCTAGAAGAGTTGCGCCGCATGAATGCTGATTACCAAGTTGAAGGGCAATCTGTCATCTTATATGGCCCCACTGAATTAACGGGTGCTGAAGTAGCCGCTTCAGATTTACGGGCCGCTGCAGCACTAGTCATTGCCGGATTAGTAGCCAATGGCGAAACGCTAGTTACTAACTTACAATACATGGATCGTGGTTATTATCACTTCCATCAAAAATTACGAGCATTAGGTGCACATATCAGCCGTGCTGATTTTGATGAAGCTGGTCATCGTAAAACAACTCAGAAATTAGCTTAA
- a CDS encoding F0F1 ATP synthase subunit epsilon → MMAEEQKVLTVNIVTPDGVVYDHHASMLVVPAMAGQLGIMANHEPIITPLEIGEIRVKRTDNPGHEDAIAITGGFMEVSHNIASIVADGAERARDINLSRAQRAKQRAEDAIKTASEKHDSDELRRAQIALQRAMNRIDVKNHLQ, encoded by the coding sequence ATGATGGCAGAAGAGCAAAAGGTATTAACCGTTAATATCGTAACGCCGGATGGTGTCGTTTATGATCACCATGCTTCAATGTTGGTTGTACCAGCAATGGCAGGGCAACTCGGTATTATGGCTAATCATGAGCCAATTATTACCCCTCTAGAAATTGGTGAAATTCGTGTTAAACGGACGGATAACCCAGGGCATGAAGACGCCATTGCAATTACTGGCGGCTTTATGGAAGTTAGTCATAACATCGCTTCAATCGTTGCTGACGGTGCTGAACGTGCACGGGATATTAACTTATCACGTGCCCAACGTGCTAAACAACGTGCCGAAGACGCTATTAAGACGGCTTCAGAAAAACATGATTCAGACGAATTACGCCGGGCTCAAATCGCACTTCAACGCGCGATGAACCGGATTGACGTCAAAAATCATTTACAATAG
- the atpD gene encoding F0F1 ATP synthase subunit beta — MSMGKVVQVIGPVVDVEFSLDTDLPDINNALTVDKGNDETVVLEVALELGDGVMRTISMESTDGLRRGMPVEDAGRAINVPVGKETLGRVFNVLGETIDGGEEFPADFRRDSIHRSAPKFEELNTSSEILETGIKVIDLLAPYVRGGKIGLFGGAGVGKTVLIQELIHNIAEEHGGISVFTGVGERTREGNDLYFEMKESGVLEKTAMVFGQMNESPGARMRVALTGLTIAEYFRDVEGQDVLLFIDNIFRFTQAGSEVSALLGRMPSAVGYQPTLATEMGQLQERITSTKKGSVTSIQAIYVPADDYTDPAPATTFAHLDATTNLDRKLTQQGIYPAVNPLESSSSALDPEIVGQEHYEVASEVQHVLQRYRELQDIISILGMDELSDDEKIIVARARRIQFFLSQNFHVAEAFTGQAGSYVPVKETVSGFKAILAGEYDDVPEEAFRLVGNIDAALAKAKEMGYTQSEKAVDQD, encoded by the coding sequence ATGAGTATGGGAAAAGTTGTCCAAGTTATTGGTCCCGTTGTCGATGTCGAATTTTCTTTAGATACGGATTTACCAGATATCAATAATGCCTTAACAGTCGATAAAGGTAATGATGAAACTGTCGTTTTAGAGGTTGCTCTAGAATTAGGCGACGGGGTAATGCGTACCATTTCAATGGAATCTACTGACGGTTTACGTCGTGGGATGCCTGTTGAAGATGCTGGTCGTGCAATTAACGTACCAGTCGGTAAAGAAACTCTAGGACGTGTTTTCAACGTCTTAGGCGAAACAATCGATGGCGGCGAAGAATTTCCTGCAGATTTTAGACGCGACAGTATTCACCGTTCTGCGCCTAAATTTGAGGAATTAAATACAAGTTCAGAAATTCTAGAAACAGGGATTAAGGTTATCGATTTACTTGCCCCTTATGTGCGTGGTGGTAAAATTGGTTTGTTCGGTGGTGCCGGTGTTGGTAAAACCGTCTTAATCCAAGAATTAATCCATAATATCGCCGAAGAACATGGTGGTATTTCGGTCTTTACTGGTGTTGGTGAACGAACACGTGAAGGTAATGACTTATACTTTGAAATGAAAGAATCAGGCGTTTTGGAAAAGACAGCCATGGTTTTCGGTCAAATGAATGAATCACCTGGTGCGCGGATGCGTGTTGCCTTGACTGGTTTAACAATTGCTGAATACTTCCGGGATGTTGAAGGCCAAGATGTGCTATTGTTCATTGATAATATCTTCCGTTTCACGCAAGCTGGTTCCGAAGTTTCTGCCCTATTAGGACGGATGCCTTCAGCCGTTGGTTACCAACCAACATTGGCAACAGAAATGGGTCAATTACAAGAACGAATCACATCAACTAAAAAAGGTTCAGTTACATCGATCCAAGCCATTTATGTGCCTGCCGATGATTATACTGATCCTGCGCCTGCAACAACTTTCGCGCATTTGGATGCCACAACTAACTTGGATCGTAAGTTAACACAACAAGGGATTTACCCTGCTGTTAACCCACTAGAATCATCTTCTAGTGCGCTTGATCCTGAAATTGTTGGCCAAGAACACTACGAAGTTGCTTCTGAAGTACAACACGTCTTACAACGTTATCGTGAATTACAAGATATCATCTCGATCTTAGGGATGGATGAATTATCTGATGATGAAAAGATTATCGTTGCACGTGCACGTCGGATTCAATTCTTCCTATCACAAAACTTCCACGTTGCCGAAGCCTTTACAGGCCAAGCCGGTTCATACGTGCCAGTTAAGGAAACTGTTTCTGGCTTCAAAGCCATCCTTGCAGGCGAATACGATGATGTCCCAGAAGAAGCATTCCGTCTTGTTGGGAACATTGATGCTGCACTAGCAAAGGCAAAAGAAATGGGCTATACACAGTCTGAAAAGGCTGTCGATCAAGACTAG